Genomic segment of Xanthomonas sp. DAR 35659:
GCTGGGCCAAGTTCCATTTCTGGTGGACGATGCTGTTCGTCAACCTGCTGTTCTTCCCGCAGCACTTCCTCGGCCTGGCCGGCATGCCGCGGCGTATCCCCGACTACAACGTGGTGTTCGCCGACTGGAACCTGGTCAGCTCGATCGGCGCGTTCGGCATGTTCGTCACCCCGTTCCTGATGGCCGGCATCCTGCTGGCGTCGCTGCGCAGCGGCGCGCGCGCCGAAGCGCGTTCGTGGGAAGGCGCGCGCGGCCTGGAGTGGACGGTGCCGTCGCCGGCGCCGGCGCACACCTTCACCCTGCCGCCGGTGCTCAAGCCCGGCGACCTGGCCCACGACGACATCAGCCACTGATGACTGCGCAGCCGCCGCTCGACGATCTGGCCCTGCGCCGCAAGCGCGCCGTGCGCACCGCGCTGGTGGTCGGCGCGGTGGCGCTGCTGATCTATGCCGGCTTCATCCTGTCCGGGGTACTGGGCCGATGAGCGCGCCGGCCCCGCGGGCGGACAACAGCGCCGGGCTGTTCAAGCTGGTCGGCGTGGCGCTGGCGGTGTTCGTGCTGACCTTCTCGCTGGTGCCGCTGTACCGCATCGCCTGCGAGAAGGTCTTCGGCGTGCGCCTGGAGCGCGGTCCGGGCGAAGGCCCGCAGGCGGGCAAGTCGCTGGCGGGCAAGCGCACGGTCACCGTGCAGTTCGATGGCGGCGTGAACTCCAAGCTGCCGTGGTCGTTCCATCCGGAGCAGATGACCATGCAGGTGGTGCCCGGCGAGCTCAACGAGGCGCTGTACTACGCGCACAACGACAGTACCCAGGCCATCGTCGGCAGCGCGGTGCCGTCGGTGGCGCCGGCGCGCGCCTCCGGCTACTTCACCAAGACCGAGTGCTTCTGCTTCACCGCGCAGACCCTGCAGGCCGGCGAGAAGCGCGACATGCCGGTACGTTTCATCGTCG
This window contains:
- a CDS encoding cytochrome c oxidase assembly protein; the encoded protein is MSAPAPRADNSAGLFKLVGVALAVFVLTFSLVPLYRIACEKVFGVRLERGPGEGPQAGKSLAGKRTVTVQFDGGVNSKLPWSFHPEQMTMQVVPGELNEALYYAHNDSTQAIVGSAVPSVAPARASGYFTKTECFCFTAQTLQAGEKRDMPVRFIVDPNLPRDVTTITLSYTFYKNDALSAELGSPRLAGSARAAP